From the Drosophila willistoni isolate 14030-0811.24 chromosome 2L unlocalized genomic scaffold, UCI_dwil_1.1 Seg168, whole genome shotgun sequence genome, the window ttattaataattggaTTAATCATAGGATGTTTATCTTTTTAGACCATGATTTGAGTCTGGGTgctaaaattgttaaattgtcTGCTCGATCTGACGCAATTTATCTGATTTAATGCAAACTACGAATTAGATCACGTCAGACATAAAGCTCTACTTTAGTTTTTGTGACGTCATTACTTTGACtcatcatttcattttgttttgaaagGTGGGCAAACAAGGgcattaaacaatttttcttaCTTCATGGAGAACATTTCAAGAAACAAGATATTAAAGCATATACTAGCTCATACTAACTAGTTAAAACCAGGATTAGCAAGGGGGTAAATTTATTTACTATgtaattaattcaatttagaTTTCGAATTTCGAGATTCTTCAACAATAACGagattaattaaaatgcagggaaataaatatgtaaataaatacattgcaaatgtgtacatatataaagataATTTGTGCGACAAGTTTGGAGTGTAAAGCGCTCATTAACAGTGCAAGTTTCAGTGCGGGGTCAAGATCTAGTTGGAAACATAGATCTCGAACTCATTGTAGGCCAACTCCTCGCCGCCATAGGGGATATAGCAGCAGTTGTGTGATGGCTGAACCTTGCCCACGGTAATGGTGCCGTCGTGGGTGGCACGGCCAATGAAGAGCGGCTCACCTTCGGCTGTCTCGCCGGCGGGAAAGGCATTTGGTGGAATAACGCCTCCTTCGACGGGAATCCATTGGCCGCCAGCAGCGCACAGTACTTCGTATTCGGAGTGGCCGTGTTCGCCGCCTCCCCAGGCCACATAGGTAACACCGTGGGTTGGATGCAGTTTTCCGGGAATCAAGTCGCCTTCGTGACGTGCTCTAGCAATGTACAGTTGTTCGTTGCTGTCGAAACCGCCCTGCAAGGCATTTGGTGGAACCTCGCCATTGGCAGCAGCCACCCAGCATCCAGGGCCACTTCCTGTGGGGGCGGAGAATCCCATAACCGGAGCTGAAGCAGCGGGCTCTATGGGAGAATAGGCTTATTACACATCTGTGAACGTTTTTAATCAATTGCATCATCATTACCATCCAACAACCAGCTGCCACTGGCTCCCCAGCCTGTGCAGATGCCAACAAAGTTAACGGGAAACAGATCTCCAGCGTCGTAGGAGAGGAAAGCGGCAGCCTCGCCCTCACGTCCGACAGTGATAACATTGTCATACCATCTAACCCAGAAACCACGGAACTCGCCAGCATCCAAAATTCCAGGTGTAGGCACTTCTACAACATCTGGCTTCTGGCGATCCTTGCGTATCACCGATTTTGTGTTTTCCCAACCACCAATGAATATTTCATAGATGGGACCGCTCTCCTGGTTTGTTGAGCTCAGGGCCAAATGGGCATCCTTAGGAGAACGCACCTTGAATACAAACACTCCACCGCTGGCTGGGTAGAATTGGTATTCCAATTTGTCGGGAGTGGTGACTTCTGCAAGAgtcgaaaacaaaaatgagaTTAAATCTTTATTATCGTCAATCGTTGGCTTTCGATTTGAAGACTGTACTTGGTCGAAAAGTAAACGTCCATTGGCCACCTGTCAACCTAACCACAAATCTAAACCGCAAATTATGtgaattgatttaattttattttacttgGATTTCCTCAAATATTTCTCACCCATAagacacatatatacatacatatgtccatatgtatgtgtatttataattatttatatactcaattcaaaatgtttggcgtctgttgttgttttttatttttgttttcttctttctgtTTGCTTTTTAGTAGCGATATTCGCATGATGTCATTTTTATCTGTGatcgcaacaacaaaatattctaGCTCATTCCTCAACTCAAAAGCCGAGCTCTAGGCGTAgcttaga encodes:
- the LOC6652479 gene encoding C3 and PZP-like alpha-2-macroglobulin domain-containing protein 8 → MTIEVTTPDKLEYQFYPASGGVFVFKVRSPKDAHLALSSTNQESGPIYEIFIGGWENTKSVIRKDRQKPDVVEVPTPGILDAGEFRGFWVRWYDNVITVGREGEAAAFLSYDAGDLFPVNFVGICTGWGASGSWLLDEPAASAPVMGFSAPTGSGPGCWVAAANGEVPPNALQGGFDSNEQLYIARARHEGDLIPGKLHPTHGVTYVAWGGGEHGHSEYEVLCAAGGQWIPVEGGVIPPNAFPAGETAEGEPLFIGRATHDGTITVGKVQPSHNCCYIPYGGEELAYNEFEIYVSN